In one window of Camelina sativa cultivar DH55 chromosome 15, Cs, whole genome shotgun sequence DNA:
- the LOC104748414 gene encoding uncharacterized protein LOC104748414 has protein sequence ATVYDTKIRGKSLTSIGETSAGQREHLFGICTCNKRPFDPGGAKSLCELGRVLRLIEKLHKLFIGSKLQTGDEMQGKRLLDFYEKSLLDSDKVDLTITESWFYNTPMIRRVFQLQRPPELINLHGNSNLITMIMKELIAMVILYPPPPDQFSQAFMGKYSCFHP, from the coding sequence GCTACAGTTTACGACACCAAAATCAGAGGGAAAAGTTTGACATCAATCGGAGAAACATCAGCTGGACAGCGGGAACATCTGTTTGGGATTTGCACTTGCAACAAGCGACCATTTGATCCAGGAGGAGCTAAGTCTCTATGCGAGCTGGGCAGAGTACTGAGGTTAATTGAGAAACTTCACAAATTATTCATTGGTTCCAAGCTGCAAACTGGGGATGAGATGCAAGGTAAGAGGCTGTTGGATTTTTATGAGAAATCATTGCTTGACAGTGACAAAGTCGACCTTACCATTACAGAAAGCTGGTTTTACAATACACCAATGATCAGAAGAGTGTTCCAACTGCAAAGGCCACCCGAGTTGATTAATCTTCATGGAAATTCGAATCTGATTACTATGATAATGAAAGAACTCATTGCAATGGTGATACtttatcctcctcctccagaTCAGTTTTCTCAAGCTTTTATGGGAAAGTACTCATGCTTTCATCCTTGA
- the LOC104746643 gene encoding putative cysteine-rich repeat secretory protein 32 — protein MYSSYYLFKYLVCFYIFCIQVLIQSVSSLNLTNAFLHHKCLASQGKYNPGSAYEENLNYVMNHISTYHFRDGFRHTSHGEAPNTVNIVFQCRGDSYGSNCGSCYATAVAGFRKKCQRNKGGVIWYDQCFLKVSTINSPPTKMDYENTFPMHNPNNINGDTQLFNQKIKDFLYDLALKADKPKADGSGLLYYAAGEKMLGKNKVYAMVQCTLDIFHCKVCLEWSIKELSKCCKGNKGARVFGTSCNVRYELYPFVRT, from the exons atGTACTCATCATATTATCTATTTAAATACCTCGTTTGTTTCTATATCTTTTGTATACAAGTACTCATACAAAGCGTTTCATCCCTGAATCTTACCAATGCGTTTCTACACCACAAATGCCTCGCTAGTCAAGGGAAATATAATCCGGGAAGTGCGTACGAGGAAAACCTTAATTATGTCATGAATCATATCTCTACCTATCATTTTCGGGACGGTTTTAGACACACATCTCATGGGGAGGCTCCGAATACTGTCAACATTGTATTCCAATGCCGCGGCGATTCCTATGGGTCTAACTGTGGTTCTTGCTATGCCACCGCAGTCGCCGGG TTTCGGAAGAAATGTCAGAGAAACAAAGGAGGAGTAATATGGTACGACCAATGTTTTCTCAAAGTTAGTACGATCAATTCCCCTCCAACGAAGATGGATTACGAGAATACTTTTCCCATGCACAACCCAAACAACATCAACGGGGATACCCAGTTGTTTAACCAAAAGATTAAGGACTTCCTCTACGACCTGGCTCTGAAGGCGGATAAACCCAAAGCTGATGGCAGCGGTTTGCTATATTACGCGGCTGGGGAGAAGATGCTCGGGAAGAATAAAGTGTATGCAATGGTGCAGTGTACACTAGACATATTTCATTGTAAGGTTTGTTTGGAATGGAGTATTAAGGAGCTTTCCAAGTGTTGCAAAGGTAATAAAGGAGCGAGAGTTTTTGGTACGAGTTGTAATGTTAGATATGAGTTATACCCTTTTGTTAGGACTTGA
- the LOC104746646 gene encoding uncharacterized protein LOC104746646 isoform X2, whose protein sequence is MLVSTDLDKKEYQIHTVAEEKVNHPLGQYIEHLEGKKYEMVSTDFSSSVDHWLTKETDRVWEPGGLPTEFELWDCRENESRSDQASDHIVRFSFPQVLVFDSGHIRKYRLQSHAGTNLIEFRIGHGGNMFITPKMLVHDKVMVVLAQRLTSLQIPRLSLANHVWKPGGVLTELDKWKELESYLWIVYGKNLEVDQKMHSRLVYDVKKDTKFDHSYRALNLQVCCCVGDMKNKKLRNVEAVDHYETTRSPDLIYGIILLEIKPHVLFTSTDIYFLWSLQEERKHNNEAPFDDITFLRGEAMIDEDIWLHLKFEFMFICESLTQPPDSNGNGAIGLISETVRVVLMGILSKAANKVEALGKE, encoded by the exons ATGTTGGTCTCCACTGATTTGGATAAAAAAGAGTATCAGATCCATACTGTAGCAGAAGAAAAGGTTAATCACCCTCTCGGACAATACATCGAACACCTAGAAGGCAAGAAATATGAAATGGTTTCTACCGATTTTAGCTCTTCCGTTGATCATTGGCTAACAAAG GAAACTGATCGTGTATGGGAGCCAGGTGGTTTACCAACTGAATTTGAGCTTTGGGATTGCAGAGAAAATGAATCAAGGTCAGACCAAGCATCGGATCATATTGTAAGGTTTTCATTTCCTCAGGTACTAGTTTTTGACTCAGgacatataagaaaatataggtTGCAGTCACATGCTGGTACAAACTTGATTGAGTTTCGAATCGGTCATGGCGGTAATATGTTTATTACCCCTAAAATGCTTGTTCATGACAAAGTGATGGTTGTTTTAGCTCAGAGATTGACAAGTTTACAAATCCCTAGACTATCTCTAGCTAACCATGTGTGGAAACCTGGTGGAGTATTGACTGAACTTGATAAGTGGAAAGAGTTGGAATCATATTTGTGGATTGTTTATGGTAAGAATCTAGAGGTAGATCAGAAGATGCACTCAAGGCTGGTTTATGATGTTAAGAAGGATACAAAATTTGATCATAGCTATAGAGCTTTGAATCTCCAAGTCTGTTGTTGCGTTGgagatatgaaaaataagaagttAAGAAACGTGGAAGCTGTTGATCATTATGAGACGACAAGGTCTCCGGATCTCATTTATGGAATTATTTTGTTAGAGATCAAGCCCCATGTCTTGTTTACATCTACTGACATATACTTTCTATGGAGTCTTCAAGAggaaagaaaacacaacaacGAAGCTCCTTTTGATGATATAACATTTTTGAGGGGTGAGGCCATGATTGACGAAGACATATGGCTGCATTTGAAGTTTGAATTTATGTTCATCTGTGAATCTCTTACACAACCACCAGACTCTAACGGGAATGGCGCAATTGGATTAATTTCTGAGACTGTAAGGGTTGTTCTAATGGGAATTCTTTCAAAAGCTGCTAACAAAGTGGAGGCTTTGGGGAAAGAATAA
- the LOC104746646 gene encoding uncharacterized protein LOC104746646 isoform X1, whose translation MLVSTDLDKKEYQIHTVAEEKVNHPLGQYIEHLEGKKYEMVSTDFSSSVDHWLTKVSQEPSTTLIKSSNEADLSFSQETDRVWEPGGLPTEFELWDCRENESRSDQASDHIVRFSFPQVLVFDSGHIRKYRLQSHAGTNLIEFRIGHGGNMFITPKMLVHDKVMVVLAQRLTSLQIPRLSLANHVWKPGGVLTELDKWKELESYLWIVYGKNLEVDQKMHSRLVYDVKKDTKFDHSYRALNLQVCCCVGDMKNKKLRNVEAVDHYETTRSPDLIYGIILLEIKPHVLFTSTDIYFLWSLQEERKHNNEAPFDDITFLRGEAMIDEDIWLHLKFEFMFICESLTQPPDSNGNGAIGLISETVRVVLMGILSKAANKVEALGKE comes from the coding sequence ATGTTGGTCTCCACTGATTTGGATAAAAAAGAGTATCAGATCCATACTGTAGCAGAAGAAAAGGTTAATCACCCTCTCGGACAATACATCGAACACCTAGAAGGCAAGAAATATGAAATGGTTTCTACCGATTTTAGCTCTTCCGTTGATCATTGGCTAACAAAGGTAAGTCAGGAACCTTCAACAACGCTGATCAAATCATCAAACGAGGCCGACCTCTCATTCTCACAGGAAACTGATCGTGTATGGGAGCCAGGTGGTTTACCAACTGAATTTGAGCTTTGGGATTGCAGAGAAAATGAATCAAGGTCAGACCAAGCATCGGATCATATTGTAAGGTTTTCATTTCCTCAGGTACTAGTTTTTGACTCAGgacatataagaaaatataggtTGCAGTCACATGCTGGTACAAACTTGATTGAGTTTCGAATCGGTCATGGCGGTAATATGTTTATTACCCCTAAAATGCTTGTTCATGACAAAGTGATGGTTGTTTTAGCTCAGAGATTGACAAGTTTACAAATCCCTAGACTATCTCTAGCTAACCATGTGTGGAAACCTGGTGGAGTATTGACTGAACTTGATAAGTGGAAAGAGTTGGAATCATATTTGTGGATTGTTTATGGTAAGAATCTAGAGGTAGATCAGAAGATGCACTCAAGGCTGGTTTATGATGTTAAGAAGGATACAAAATTTGATCATAGCTATAGAGCTTTGAATCTCCAAGTCTGTTGTTGCGTTGgagatatgaaaaataagaagttAAGAAACGTGGAAGCTGTTGATCATTATGAGACGACAAGGTCTCCGGATCTCATTTATGGAATTATTTTGTTAGAGATCAAGCCCCATGTCTTGTTTACATCTACTGACATATACTTTCTATGGAGTCTTCAAGAggaaagaaaacacaacaacGAAGCTCCTTTTGATGATATAACATTTTTGAGGGGTGAGGCCATGATTGACGAAGACATATGGCTGCATTTGAAGTTTGAATTTATGTTCATCTGTGAATCTCTTACACAACCACCAGACTCTAACGGGAATGGCGCAATTGGATTAATTTCTGAGACTGTAAGGGTTGTTCTAATGGGAATTCTTTCAAAAGCTGCTAACAAAGTGGAGGCTTTGGGGAAAGAATAA
- the LOC104748415 gene encoding uncharacterized protein LOC104748415: protein MMHSGNELMLLQKAVILDDRGYGRWKVRTVQLIRNLGEDAWTAVEEGWEPPYEKTKAGDKITKPKARWTVDEKNLSKYNARTLNVIFGAVDDDEFKLVQGCESAKDAWDILQKSHEGNSSVKITRLDQLASQSEVLRMDPDETISQFSAKMSAIANEAKNLGKIYKNTKLVKKLIRCLPSKYAAHKAVIRVSGTAFKADDTSDQLKEIKDNMSLMARNFGKALKRVEKGQERESSSWNRNNAESPSNCFNRTEKEKADHRKDVQCHECNGFGHYKPECLLTKRKEMKCFECKGFGHLKTECSNLQKAKNKSFISFSDSDFYSDEEEGMLNLFAFSAKSDEVPAESSYDDEEDSITKESYCLEAKVNMLEEECKSEVTTCKELLPAEKELLERKLRNLQEFYGLEKERSTSLERELNENHKKIRMLNNGGKKLDEILSMGIVGSQHRGLGYNKQHDVELLSRDKSISFVKSNVTHAVESTVLNKVNYRGSAGHVRRFCYKFKNKIKELWMARKCFIDPFHFCKVWVAKKALYNKNFENDEKKYDQGCRESEEINLCCNLSKIVTEYDVGVEPQVLQKHVAEPSIQEKGTTESTRSNSNDWNDESSGVLATSKQLQGHKNQSAALAFVEQTVRHVQLNSQGVLQHCFVSQVEPKNIIKALEDYFWYKT from the exons ATGATGCATTCAGGTAATGAGTTGATGTTGCTTCAAAAGGCTGTGATCTTGGATGACAGAGGCTATGGTCGTTGGAAGGTACGAACGGTTCAGTTAATTCGCAATCTAGGAGAGGATGCTTGGACAGCTGTTGAAGAAGGCTGGGAACCTCCATATGAAAAAACCAAAGCGGGTGACAAGATTACTAAGCCTAAGGCTCGCTGGACAGTGGATGAGAAGAATTTGTCTAAGTATAATGCTAGAACTCTTAATGTTATTTTCGGTGctgtagatgatgatgaattcaaACTTGTTCAAGGGTGTGAGTCAGCTAAAGATGCTTGGGATATCTTGCAGAAGTCACATGAAGGAAACTCAAGTGTTAAAATAACAAGGTTGGATCAACTTGCCTCCCAGTCTGAAGTTCTAAGGATGGATCCAGATGAAACAATCTCTCAGTTCAGTGCAAAAATGAGTGCTATTGCAAACGAAGCTAAGAATCTTGGAAAGATCTACAAAAATACAAAGCTGGTTAAGAAGTTAATTAGATGCTTACCGTCCAAATACGCCGCTCATAAAGCTGTTATTCGAGTTTCAG GAACTGCTTTCAAGGCAGATGATACAAGTGATCAGCTGAAGGAGATAAAGGACAACATGTCCTTGATGGCAAGGAACTTTGGGAAGGCTCTTAAGCGAGTTGAAAAAGGTCAAGAAAGAGAGTCCTCTAGCTggaacagaaacaatgcagaaaGTCCTAGCAATTGTTTCAACAGGACTGAAAAGGAGAAGGCTGACCATCGAAAAGATGTGCAATGTCACGAATGCAATGGTTTTGGACACTACAAACCTGAATGCCTTCTGACCAAGCGAAAGGAAATGAAATGTTTTGAGTGTAAAGGTTTTGGACATTTGAAGACAGAAtgttcaaatttacaaaaagctAAGAATAAGTCATTTATTAGCTTCAGCGACTCAGATTTCTatagtgatgaagaagaaggaatgttGAATCTGTTTGCCTTTAGTGCTAAGAGTGATGAGGTACCTGCTGAGAGCTCatatgatgatgaggaagattcAATTACCAAAGAGAGCTATTGT TTGGAAGCCAAGGTCAATATGCTAGAAGAAGAATGCAAGTCTGAAGTTACAACTTGTAAGGAGCTACTTCCTGCTGAAAAGGAGTTGCTTGAGAGAAAATTGAGAAATCTTCAAGAATTCTATGGTTTGGAGAAGGAAAGATCAACAAGCCTTGAACGGGAGCTGAACgagaatcataaaaaaatcagGATGTTGAATAATGGTGGGAAGAAGTTAGATGAGATCTTGTCAATGGGAATTGTTGGATCTCAACATCGTGGTCTGGGCTATAACAAACAACATGATGTTGAACTTTTGTCACGTGATAAGTCTATAAGCTTTGTGAAAAGTAACGTAACTCATGCTGTGGAGTCGACTGTTCTGAACAAAGTTAACTACAGAGGAAG TGCGGGTCATGTTCGTAGATTCTGTTATAAGTTTAAGAATAAGATCAAGGAGCTTTGGATGGCTAGGAAATGTTTTATAGATCCATTTCACTTTTGCAAAGTCTGGGTTGCTAAAAAGGCtctatacaataaaaatttcgAGAATGATGAGAAAAAGTATGATCAAGGTTGCAGAGAGTCTGAGGAAATCAACCTATGTTGTAATCTCTCGAAGATAGTCACTGAATATGATGTTGGGGTTGAACCTCAGGTTCTACAGAAGCATGTTGCAGAACCATCTATACAAGAAAAAGGCACAACTGAATCAACTAGATCCAATAGTAAtgattggaatgatgaatcatcaGGAGTCTTAGCTACATCTAAACAGTTGCAAGGTCATAAGAATCAGTCTGCTGCACTTGCATTTGTTGAGCAAACCGTTCGTCATGTTCAGCTGAATTCTCAAGGAGTGCtgcaacattgttttgtttcacaGGTTGAACCTAAGAACATTATAAAAGCTCTTGAGGATTATTTTTGGTACAAGACATGA